The following coding sequences are from one Ancylobacter sp. TS-1 window:
- a CDS encoding ETC complex I subunit, with the protein MVARIYKPTRNAMQSGSAKTKLWVLDYEPEQPRQVEPLMGYTSSGDMNSQLRLRFDSKEEAVAYAERHGIAYQVQEPKEPSRRKIAYADNFSFRRIGQWTH; encoded by the coding sequence ATGGTGGCACGCATCTACAAGCCGACCCGCAACGCGATGCAGTCCGGCTCCGCGAAGACCAAGCTCTGGGTGCTCGACTATGAGCCCGAGCAGCCGCGCCAGGTCGAGCCGCTGATGGGCTATACCAGCTCCGGCGACATGAACAGCCAGCTGCGCCTGCGCTTCGACAGCAAGGAAGAGGCGGTCGCCTATGCCGAGCGGCACGGCATCGCCTATCAGGTGCAGGAGCCCAAGGAACCGTCGCGGCGCAAGATCGCCTATGCCGACAATTTCAGCTTCCGCCGCATCGGCCAGTGGACCCACTGA
- a CDS encoding acetyl-CoA hydrolase/transferase family protein → MHRERIRQPSLWEKIVSAEEAAAYIRDGMTVGMSGFTRAGEAKAVPMALAARAKTEPLKITLITGASLGNDLDKQLAEAHVLSRRIPFQSDPALRKAINAGEVMFVDQHLSETVELLRTRQLGPIDVAVIEAVAITEQGGIIPTTSVGNSASFAILADKVIVEINLSQPTLLEGLHDIYIPTRRPVRHPIPIVAPENRVGLPFIPIDPEKIAAIVVTSKLDSSSTVLPPDAETRAIAGHLTELFRHEVAMGRLTNTLQPLQAGIGTIANAVMHGLIDSPFHNLTMYSEVLQDSTFDLFDADKLDFASGSSITLSKAKYEAVLPELARYKPKLVLRPQEISNHPEVIRRLGVIAINTALEFDIYGNINSTHVGGTHMMNGIGGSGDFARNAYLSVFVTKSTAKNGAISSLVPMVGHVDHTEHDVDIVVTEQGLADLRNLAPRERAPLIIANCAHPSYREALADYHRRALARGGHTPHLIEEALSWHAALRERGTMLPG, encoded by the coding sequence ATGCATCGTGAACGTATCCGCCAGCCCTCGCTGTGGGAGAAGATCGTCAGCGCGGAGGAGGCGGCCGCTTATATTCGCGACGGCATGACGGTCGGCATGAGCGGCTTCACCCGGGCCGGCGAGGCCAAAGCGGTGCCGATGGCGCTGGCCGCGCGGGCGAAGACCGAGCCGCTGAAGATCACCCTCATTACCGGCGCCTCGCTCGGCAACGACCTCGACAAGCAGCTCGCCGAGGCCCACGTGCTCTCGCGGCGCATCCCGTTCCAGTCCGACCCGGCGCTGCGCAAGGCGATCAATGCCGGCGAGGTGATGTTCGTCGACCAGCATTTGTCGGAGACGGTGGAGCTTCTGCGCACGCGCCAGCTCGGGCCGATCGACGTCGCGGTGATCGAGGCGGTGGCGATCACCGAGCAGGGCGGCATCATCCCGACCACCTCGGTCGGCAATTCGGCCAGCTTCGCCATCCTCGCCGACAAGGTGATCGTCGAGATCAACCTTTCGCAGCCGACGCTGCTGGAAGGTCTGCACGACATCTACATCCCGACGCGCCGGCCGGTGCGCCACCCCATTCCCATCGTGGCGCCGGAGAACCGCGTCGGCCTGCCCTTCATCCCGATCGACCCGGAGAAGATCGCCGCCATCGTCGTCACCTCCAAGCTGGACTCGTCCTCCACCGTGCTGCCGCCGGACGCCGAGACGCGGGCCATTGCCGGGCATCTGACCGAGCTGTTCCGCCACGAGGTGGCGATGGGGCGCCTGACCAACACGCTGCAGCCGTTGCAGGCGGGCATCGGCACCATCGCCAATGCGGTGATGCACGGGCTGATCGACAGCCCGTTCCACAACCTCACCATGTATTCCGAGGTGCTTCAGGACTCCACCTTCGACCTGTTCGACGCCGACAAGCTCGACTTCGCCTCCGGCTCCTCGATCACCCTGTCGAAGGCCAAGTACGAGGCGGTGCTGCCGGAGCTGGCGCGCTACAAGCCGAAGCTGGTGCTGCGCCCGCAGGAGATCAGCAACCACCCGGAAGTGATCCGCCGGCTCGGCGTCATCGCCATCAACACGGCGCTGGAGTTCGACATCTACGGCAACATCAACTCCACCCATGTCGGCGGCACCCATATGATGAACGGCATTGGCGGCTCCGGGGACTTTGCCCGCAATGCCTATCTCTCCGTCTTCGTCACTAAGTCGACCGCCAAGAACGGCGCCATTTCGAGCCTGGTGCCGATGGTCGGCCATGTCGACCACACCGAGCACGACGTCGATATCGTCGTCACCGAGCAGGGGCTGGCGGACCTGCGCAATCTCGCCCCGCGCGAGAGGGCGCCGCTCATCATCGCCAATTGCGCCCACCCGTCCTACCGCGAAGCGCTGGCCGATTATCACCGGCGCGCGCTCGCCCGGGGCGGGCACACCCCGCATCTCATCGAGGAGGCGCTGTCCTGGCACGCGGCGCTGCGCGAGCGCGGGACCATGCTTCCGGGTTAG
- a CDS encoding nucleoside 2-deoxyribosyltransferase, whose product MPRRLRLYLAGPEVFRPDAAAEGARLRALCEEAGAEGLFPLHAEGVDIRQACIDMIDDADALVANITPFRGAHMDPGTAFEIGYAEARGKPVFLWSDDMRTLIQRVPPVAEGRDADGHLVEDWGKPENLMIVPDGRTVWPTAQEAIAEATGMLGFSVKNRELKRLTRFLVTLAFLASLGVALAAGAIVNRIVGW is encoded by the coding sequence ATGCCCCGACGTCTTCGCCTCTATCTCGCCGGACCCGAGGTGTTCCGTCCCGACGCCGCCGCCGAGGGCGCGCGACTGCGCGCGCTGTGCGAGGAGGCGGGCGCGGAGGGCCTGTTCCCGCTTCACGCGGAGGGCGTCGACATAAGGCAGGCCTGCATCGACATGATCGACGACGCCGACGCCCTCGTCGCCAACATCACGCCGTTTCGCGGCGCGCATATGGACCCCGGCACGGCGTTCGAGATCGGCTATGCCGAGGCGCGCGGCAAGCCGGTGTTCCTGTGGTCGGACGACATGCGCACGCTAATCCAGCGCGTCCCTCCGGTGGCCGAGGGGCGCGATGCCGATGGGCACCTCGTCGAGGACTGGGGCAAGCCGGAGAACCTGATGATCGTGCCGGACGGGCGAACCGTGTGGCCGACAGCGCAGGAGGCGATCGCCGAGGCGACCGGCATGCTCGGCTTCTCGGTCAAGAATCGCGAGCTAAAGCGCCTGACGCGATTCCTCGTCACACTCGCCTTCCTGGCCAGCCTCGGCGTCGCGCTCGCTGCCGGCGCCATCGTCAACCGGATTGTCGGCTGGTAG
- a CDS encoding aminopeptidase, with translation MTKHSGIPTDTLSHEERLDRLGQVAVHVGLGLRPGQELVMTASIDALPLVRRITEHAYKAGASLVTTLFSDEEATLARFRHAPDDSFDSASAWLYEGMAHAFKAGAARLAISGENPSLLANEDPEKVSRANRARSKAYMPALSLIAGFDINWTIVSHASPSWAKAMFPDDPEDIAVAKLWHAIFAASRVDTPDPVAAWDAHNAELHASTARLNGKRYSALRFRGPGTDLTVGLADEHEWAGGASIAKNGIVCNANIPTEEVFTTPHKDRVDGYVASTKPLSYQGTLIQDIAVRFEGGRIVEATARTGADVLGKVLETDEGARRLGEVALVPHSSPISKSGLLFYNTLYDENAASHIALGQSYSKCFINGATLTPDELAARGANSSLIHIDWMIGSGEVDVDGITASGEAEPVMRKGEWA, from the coding sequence ATGACCAAGCACAGCGGCATTCCCACCGATACGCTTTCCCACGAGGAGCGGCTGGACCGGCTTGGGCAGGTGGCCGTGCATGTCGGCCTCGGCCTGCGTCCCGGGCAGGAACTGGTGATGACCGCCTCGATCGACGCGCTGCCGCTGGTGCGGCGGATCACCGAGCATGCCTACAAGGCCGGGGCGAGCCTCGTCACCACCCTGTTCAGCGACGAGGAGGCGACGCTGGCGCGTTTCCGCCACGCGCCCGACGACAGCTTCGATTCGGCCAGCGCCTGGCTCTATGAGGGCATGGCCCACGCCTTCAAGGCCGGCGCCGCGCGCCTCGCCATCTCGGGCGAGAATCCCTCGCTGCTGGCCAATGAGGATCCCGAAAAGGTCTCGCGCGCCAACCGCGCCCGCTCGAAGGCCTATATGCCGGCGCTTTCGCTGATCGCCGGCTTCGACATCAACTGGACCATCGTGTCCCATGCCTCGCCGTCCTGGGCCAAGGCCATGTTCCCGGACGATCCGGAGGACATCGCGGTCGCCAAGCTCTGGCATGCCATCTTCGCTGCCTCGCGCGTGGACACGCCCGATCCGGTCGCGGCGTGGGACGCCCACAATGCCGAGCTGCACGCCAGCACGGCGCGTCTCAACGGCAAGCGCTATTCGGCGCTGCGTTTCCGTGGCCCGGGCACCGACCTGACCGTGGGTCTGGCGGACGAGCACGAATGGGCGGGTGGCGCTTCCATCGCCAAGAACGGCATCGTCTGCAACGCCAACATCCCCACCGAGGAAGTCTTCACCACGCCGCACAAGGACCGCGTGGACGGCTATGTCGCCAGCACCAAGCCGCTCTCCTATCAGGGCACCTTGATCCAGGACATCGCGGTCAGGTTCGAGGGCGGTCGCATCGTCGAGGCCACGGCCCGCACCGGCGCCGATGTGCTGGGCAAGGTGCTGGAGACCGACGAGGGCGCGCGCCGGCTCGGCGAGGTGGCGCTGGTGCCGCACTCCTCGCCGATCTCCAAGAGCGGCCTGCTGTTCTACAACACGCTCTATGACGAGAACGCCGCCAGCCATATCGCGCTCGGCCAGTCCTATTCCAAATGCTTCATCAACGGCGCCACGCTGACGCCGGACGAACTGGCCGCGCGCGGCGCCAATTCAAGCCTGATCCATATCGACTGGATGATCGGCTCGGGTGAGGTGGACGTCGACGGCATCACCGCCTCGGGCGAGGCGGAGCCGGTGATGCGCAAGGGCGAATGGGCCTGA
- a CDS encoding OmpA family protein — protein sequence MCRWRAWWKGLPALAALVGLAVVFARGPVEEHLTTRAESLLSEIGESWAHARFEGRSAVLEGEALSEEARIKVRNELGQLFGVRLVDDRTTLLPERRPFTFSAIRDGSKLHLEGYVPSAYARRRIAAAAQEMAPGVVVTGEKELVRARGVPAGDFIGVVAFGIQQLAKMPAGRVTISDDSFSIEGRAPDFATYDALEVTVRSELPGDFKLARFAVLPPAVSPFIWSATREPDGVTLSGYIPLGDARRSLLDMVRAAVPGAAISDRLRLADGAPPTDGWLKAVSFALNQLGRLPNGKVTLSGTTIAIEGTAPDFAAYDSLAGARRTVPEGYTLTRFAVEPPAANPFVWGVQRNAGGLRLTGFAPSEEAKRLILDAVRGDFPGVPVSDEMRIASGGPGAEGWVAATSFGVDQLSKLLAGAVRGNGSTLSISGEAQDSAAFTTVLAAIDQSPPKGFMLRADVRPPVVSPYVFSLRKDVDGLTVSGFFPSPTEHERLIAAAKTQFLGAPVNDVSAVAQGAPQGFTAAAMAAMRQLSRLEAGEARFDDAKLKLTGTALYPAAIASIRSTLAEALPEGITLDIGLDVAPPRPPLDRAACQKVIDDLLAKGAIVFAGEGAAIDPASFGVLDQVAAVAASCPDASIDIRVRQPEAGNAVSTARAQALTQYLAAAGIAPDRLLTGASADVAAQGPSTGGADAAGIQLIVR from the coding sequence ATGTGTCGTTGGCGTGCCTGGTGGAAAGGTCTGCCGGCCCTTGCCGCGCTGGTCGGCCTCGCCGTGGTCTTCGCGCGCGGGCCCGTCGAGGAGCACCTCACCACCCGGGCCGAATCCCTGCTGTCGGAGATCGGCGAATCCTGGGCGCATGCCCGCTTCGAGGGCCGCAGCGCGGTGCTCGAGGGCGAGGCGCTCTCCGAGGAAGCGCGCATCAAGGTCCGCAACGAACTCGGCCAGCTCTTCGGCGTGCGGCTGGTCGACGACCGCACGACGCTGCTGCCCGAGCGCCGGCCCTTCACCTTCTCGGCGATACGTGACGGCAGCAAGTTGCATCTGGAGGGCTACGTGCCCTCCGCCTATGCACGCCGCCGCATCGCCGCCGCCGCGCAGGAGATGGCACCCGGTGTCGTGGTGACGGGCGAAAAGGAGCTGGTCCGGGCGCGCGGCGTGCCCGCCGGCGACTTCATCGGCGTGGTGGCCTTCGGCATCCAGCAACTGGCGAAGATGCCGGCGGGTCGCGTCACCATCTCGGACGATTCTTTCTCCATCGAGGGCCGCGCGCCCGATTTCGCCACCTATGACGCGCTGGAAGTGACGGTGCGCAGCGAACTGCCGGGCGACTTCAAGCTGGCCCGCTTCGCAGTCCTGCCGCCGGCCGTCTCGCCCTTCATCTGGTCGGCGACGCGCGAGCCGGACGGCGTGACGCTGTCGGGCTATATCCCGCTCGGCGATGCGCGCCGCTCGCTGCTCGACATGGTGCGCGCGGCGGTGCCGGGCGCCGCCATTTCCGACCGGCTGCGGCTGGCGGATGGCGCGCCGCCGACGGATGGCTGGCTCAAGGCGGTGTCCTTCGCGCTGAACCAGCTCGGGCGGCTGCCGAACGGCAAGGTCACGCTGTCGGGCACGACGATTGCCATCGAGGGCACGGCGCCGGACTTCGCCGCCTATGATTCGCTGGCAGGCGCGCGGCGCACGGTGCCCGAGGGCTACACGCTCACCCGCTTCGCGGTCGAGCCGCCGGCGGCAAATCCCTTCGTCTGGGGCGTGCAGCGCAACGCCGGAGGGCTGCGGCTCACCGGCTTCGCACCTTCGGAAGAGGCCAAGCGCCTGATCCTCGATGCCGTGCGCGGCGACTTTCCCGGCGTGCCGGTGAGCGACGAGATGCGGATCGCCTCGGGCGGACCCGGTGCCGAGGGATGGGTCGCGGCCACCAGCTTCGGCGTCGACCAGCTCTCGAAGCTGCTGGCCGGCGCGGTGCGCGGCAACGGCTCCACCCTGTCGATCTCCGGCGAGGCGCAGGACTCGGCGGCCTTCACCACCGTTCTGGCGGCTATCGACCAGTCGCCGCCGAAAGGCTTCATGCTGCGGGCCGATGTCCGCCCGCCGGTCGTCTCGCCCTATGTGTTCAGCCTGCGAAAGGATGTCGACGGGCTGACCGTTTCCGGCTTCTTCCCGTCGCCGACCGAGCATGAGCGGCTGATCGCCGCCGCGAAGACGCAGTTCCTCGGGGCGCCGGTCAACGACGTGTCGGCCGTGGCGCAGGGCGCCCCGCAGGGCTTCACCGCCGCTGCCATGGCGGCCATGCGCCAGCTCTCGCGGCTGGAGGCCGGCGAGGCCCGCTTCGACGACGCGAAGCTGAAGCTGACGGGTACCGCCCTCTATCCCGCCGCCATCGCCTCCATACGTTCCACGCTGGCCGAGGCGCTGCCCGAGGGCATTACCCTCGATATCGGTCTCGACGTCGCCCCGCCGCGTCCCCCACTCGACCGCGCTGCCTGCCAGAAGGTGATCGACGATCTGCTCGCCAAGGGCGCCATCGTCTTCGCCGGGGAGGGGGCCGCGATCGATCCGGCGAGCTTCGGCGTTCTCGACCAGGTGGCGGCCGTCGCGGCAAGCTGCCCCGACGCTTCCATCGACATCCGGGTGCGCCAGCCGGAGGCCGGCAACGCCGTGTCGACCGCGCGGGCGCAGGCGCTGACGCAGTATCTCGCCGCCGCCGGCATCGCGCCCGACCGTCTTCTCACCGGCGCCTCCGCTGACGTCGCGGCGCAGGGCCCGAGCACTGGCGGCGCCGACGCGGCCGGCATCCAGTTGATCGTGAGGTGA
- a CDS encoding lytic transglycosylase domain-containing protein, with the protein MGESVNEFRVDRPSLAVAGRRTARPAAFLQVTAALLLGSAAIVSPGLIARAEAATPTPTPPPKPAKKSATAPKPPAKPSAKPSTKSATKEKPAKGKPAKATAAAAGAAAATLPAPVLSGAMSDLQQAVKLIEAGNSAQALAMADAMRDPGSQALVRWLALRVTARDVGYDRAVAILRAHPTLPTPTVLRRRLEFLLYAENRDPQTILDFFAEQAPLSGEGKVALARALFAAGDQKAGAAWLRNAWQEDPLSSEAESTVMVEFGGLLTRTDHKYRADKLLYAEDADRGLRAAQRAGDDVAALARARIAMSSGKGDVGKLLAAVPASMKSDPAYIYTLAKMQRRNGDHAAAAATLARAPRDAGLLVDPDEWWIERRLVARGLLDKGDSRTAYKVAREAATPDDEHMRAEQQFTSGWIALRFLNDPKTALQHFAKVPENQTHPATVSRGYYWQGRAYEALGSTGNARTQYQAAAEYGTAYYGQLASARLGIDRVKIKTAPAASASQRATFARDEGVMIFKVLERLDKSTLSIALAYDLAERLPDAAQLGLLAELAKSQGDARTMTTIGKVALNRGIPLEAEAYPTIGMPSYRPITEDVDRALVYAIARQESMFNPSAISRAGATGLMQVMPATGRTIAKRTGVTLDPRRLAEPAVNVQFGAAELRSLLDNYQNNYVLTFAGYNAGRGNVAKWIAQYGDPRDPSVDPIDWVERIPFSETRNYVQRVMENTQVYKSRFGSRDTLQIEADLRGSRL; encoded by the coding sequence CGCCGCCCCCTAAGCCGGCCAAGAAGTCCGCTACGGCGCCGAAGCCTCCGGCCAAGCCGTCTGCCAAGCCGTCGACCAAGAGCGCCACCAAGGAAAAGCCGGCCAAGGGCAAGCCCGCCAAGGCGACGGCGGCCGCTGCGGGAGCGGCGGCGGCGACGCTTCCCGCGCCCGTCCTGTCCGGCGCCATGAGCGATCTGCAGCAGGCGGTGAAGCTCATCGAGGCCGGCAACAGCGCGCAGGCGCTCGCCATGGCCGACGCGATGCGCGACCCCGGCTCGCAGGCGCTGGTGCGCTGGCTCGCCCTGCGCGTCACCGCGCGGGATGTCGGCTATGACCGCGCCGTGGCGATCCTGCGCGCGCACCCGACCTTGCCGACCCCGACCGTGCTGCGGCGCCGGCTCGAATTCCTTCTCTATGCCGAGAACCGCGATCCCCAGACGATTCTCGATTTCTTCGCCGAACAGGCGCCGCTCTCCGGCGAGGGCAAGGTCGCCCTTGCCCGGGCCCTGTTCGCCGCCGGCGACCAAAAGGCCGGCGCCGCCTGGCTGCGCAACGCCTGGCAGGAGGACCCGCTCTCCTCGGAGGCGGAATCGACCGTGATGGTCGAGTTCGGCGGCCTGCTGACCCGCACGGACCACAAATACCGGGCCGACAAGCTGCTCTATGCCGAGGACGCCGACCGTGGCCTGCGGGCCGCGCAGCGGGCCGGCGACGATGTCGCCGCCCTCGCCCGCGCCCGCATCGCCATGTCCTCGGGCAAGGGCGATGTCGGCAAGCTGCTGGCGGCCGTGCCGGCCTCGATGAAGTCGGACCCGGCCTATATCTACACGCTCGCCAAGATGCAGCGCCGCAATGGCGACCACGCGGCGGCGGCGGCCACCCTCGCCCGCGCGCCGAGGGATGCCGGCTTGCTGGTCGATCCCGACGAATGGTGGATCGAGCGCCGGCTGGTGGCGCGCGGCCTGCTCGACAAGGGTGACAGCCGCACCGCCTACAAGGTGGCGCGCGAGGCGGCGACGCCCGACGACGAGCACATGCGCGCCGAGCAGCAGTTCACCTCGGGCTGGATCGCGCTGCGCTTCCTCAACGATCCGAAGACCGCCCTCCAGCACTTCGCCAAGGTGCCGGAGAACCAGACCCACCCGGCCACCGTCTCGCGCGGCTATTACTGGCAGGGGCGCGCCTATGAGGCGCTCGGCTCCACCGGCAATGCCCGCACCCAGTATCAGGCGGCGGCCGAGTACGGCACCGCCTATTACGGCCAGCTTGCCAGCGCCCGGCTCGGCATCGACCGCGTGAAGATCAAGACGGCGCCGGCCGCCAGTGCCAGCCAGCGCGCCACCTTCGCCCGCGACGAGGGCGTGATGATCTTCAAGGTGCTGGAACGGCTCGACAAGTCGACCCTGTCGATCGCGCTCGCCTACGACCTCGCCGAGCGCCTGCCCGACGCCGCGCAGCTTGGCCTGCTGGCCGAACTCGCCAAGTCGCAGGGCGACGCGCGCACCATGACCACCATCGGCAAGGTCGCGCTGAACCGCGGCATTCCGCTCGAGGCCGAGGCCTACCCGACCATCGGCATGCCGAGCTATCGGCCGATCACCGAGGATGTCGACCGCGCGCTCGTCTACGCCATCGCCCGGCAGGAGAGCATGTTCAATCCCTCGGCGATCTCGCGCGCCGGCGCCACCGGGCTCATGCAGGTGATGCCGGCGACCGGCCGCACCATCGCCAAGCGCACCGGCGTGACGCTGGATCCCCGGCGCCTCGCCGAACCGGCGGTCAACGTGCAGTTCGGCGCCGCCGAGCTGCGCAGCCTGCTCGACAACTACCAGAACAACTATGTCCTGACCTTCGCCGGCTACAATGCCGGCCGGGGCAATGTGGCGAAGTGGATCGCCCAGTATGGCGACCCGCGCGACCCCTCGGTCGATCCCATCGACTGGGTCGAGCGCATCCCCTTCTCCGAGACGCGCAACTATGTGCAGCGCGTGATGGAGAACACGCAGGTCTACAAGTCCCGCTTCGGCTCGCGCGACACGTTGCAAATCGAGGCGGATCTGCGCGGCTCGCGCCTCTGA